In Deltaproteobacteria bacterium GWC2_55_46, a single window of DNA contains:
- a CDS encoding gamma carbonic anhydrase family protein yields MLKPYKGIWPKVHESAFIEESAQVIGDVEIGEGSSVWFNAVVRGDVHYIRIGAWTNVQDNCTLHVTKNTYPLIIGNDITIGHNVVLHGCTVKDRCLIGMGAIILDNAEIGEDTIVGAGALVTEGAKIPPGSLVLGMPAKVVRVLRDDEKARILKSAQNYIEYSSNYVQPGASEPLSGRS; encoded by the coding sequence ATGCTCAAGCCTTACAAGGGGATATGGCCCAAGGTCCATGAGAGCGCCTTTATCGAGGAGAGCGCTCAGGTCATCGGGGACGTGGAGATAGGCGAGGGCTCAAGCGTATGGTTTAACGCCGTTGTCCGCGGCGACGTCCATTACATAAGGATAGGCGCCTGGACAAACGTGCAGGACAATTGCACCCTGCACGTCACCAAGAATACCTATCCGCTCATCATCGGCAATGACATAACTATCGGTCATAACGTCGTGCTGCACGGCTGTACTGTAAAGGACAGGTGTCTTATCGGCATGGGCGCCATCATCCTCGACAATGCTGAGATAGGCGAGGACACTATCGTAGGCGCAGGCGCCCTTGTGACAGAGGGGGCGAAGATACCTCCCGGTTCTCTCGTGCTCGGCATGCCGGCGAAGGTGGTAAGGGTGCTTAGAGATGATGAAAAGGCACGCATACTCAAGTCAGCGCAGAACTATATAGAGTATTCCAGTAACTACGTCCAGCCCGGGGCCTCGGAGCCCCTTTCAGGAAGGAGTTAA